One part of the Bacteroidia bacterium genome encodes these proteins:
- a CDS encoding NUDIX domain-containing protein translates to MPIIDKIAWIELKEGKVLSARSKGKDRFFLPGGKREAGESDEETLIREIREELSVEIDTASIEWVGEFSDQAYGHAEGIEVVMRCYKATFSGELKESHEIEEIAWLNSWDTDKISHVDKKIFKFLHERGELE, encoded by the coding sequence ATGCCAATAATCGACAAAATAGCCTGGATAGAATTGAAAGAGGGCAAAGTTTTAAGTGCTCGTTCTAAAGGAAAAGATCGATTTTTTTTACCAGGGGGAAAAAGAGAAGCAGGAGAATCTGATGAAGAAACGCTGATTAGAGAGATACGAGAAGAACTCAGTGTAGAGATAGATACCGCAAGTATTGAATGGGTAGGGGAGTTTTCGGATCAGGCTTATGGGCATGCCGAAGGAATAGAGGTAGTGATGCGATGCTATAAGGCCACTTTTAGTGGAGAACTTAAAGAAAGTCATGAAATTGAAGAAATTGCCTGGCTAAACAGTTGGGATACCGACAAAATTTCGCACGTAGATAAAAAAATCTTCAAATTTCTACATGAAAGAGGAGAACTCGAATAA
- a CDS encoding ElyC/SanA/YdcF family protein, translating to MKKKSRKMILLLLLLPIFLFGVANLWIEQYASGKTFNSTSKITKNKVGLVLGTSPWRVDGSKNLFFQYRIQAAANLYFSNKVEYLLVSGDNGSKYYDEPTAIKKALMEKGVPEDRIYMDYAGFRTLDSVVRAKEVFGQSSFTVVSQQFHNERAIFLAKSKGIEAIGFNAKDVKGKNGLKVKLRESLARAKVFFDIIFQVQPKFLGDEISIP from the coding sequence ATGAAAAAGAAAAGCCGTAAGATGATCCTCCTGCTCTTGCTGCTTCCCATATTTTTATTTGGGGTAGCCAATCTCTGGATAGAGCAATATGCTTCCGGCAAGACCTTTAACAGTACCTCTAAAATCACTAAGAATAAAGTCGGCTTGGTTCTGGGTACCTCTCCCTGGCGGGTGGATGGTAGCAAAAATCTGTTTTTTCAATACCGCATTCAGGCTGCTGCCAATCTTTATTTCAGCAATAAAGTAGAATACCTCCTGGTCAGTGGAGACAATGGGAGTAAATACTATGACGAGCCTACAGCTATCAAGAAAGCCCTGATGGAAAAAGGAGTTCCCGAAGATCGGATTTATATGGACTATGCCGGATTCCGCACCCTGGACTCTGTGGTCAGGGCCAAAGAGGTTTTTGGTCAAAGCAGTTTTACGGTTGTCTCTCAACAATTTCACAACGAAAGAGCCATATTTCTCGCAAAGAGCAAAGGCATAGAGGCTATTGGCTTCAATGCAAAGGACGTAAAAGGTAAGAATGGACTGAAAGTAAAGCTTCGCGAATCCCTCGCCAGAGCCAAAGTCTTTTTCGACATCATCTTTCAGGTTCAGCCTAAATTCCTGGGAGATGAAATCAGCATTCCTTAA